In one Drosophila albomicans strain 15112-1751.03 chromosome X, ASM965048v2, whole genome shotgun sequence genomic region, the following are encoded:
- the LOC117577674 gene encoding glutamate--cysteine ligase, with translation MGLLSEGNPLSWEETKKLADHVREHGINQFVNLYHRLKDRQGDILKWGDEVEYIIVKFDDEQKVARVALKAQDLLHKLNEKEHADPKGVKSLWRPEYGAYMIEGTPGKPFGGLMAHFNLVEANMRYRREEVTELLASDECVMSITNFPRLGAPNFTYPLHQPRPEDPLSSARSLYFPDEAIFPGHPRFKTLTRNIRKRRGEKVSIKLKVFKDVNTKLPVEGAPPGEPDVVLLDAMGFGMGCCCLQLTFQACNITEARRLYDQLAPLCPIMLALTAASPVYRGYLTESDCRWNVISSSVDCRTPEERGLEPLKDSKFRIAKSRYDSIDSYLSPEGAKYNDVKLTYDDDVYNRLIDGGIDHLLAQHVAHLFIRDTVSLFSEKVHQNDNEDTDHFENIQSTNWQTMRFKPPPPNSSIGWRVEFRPCEAQISDFENAAIVCFVVLLTRVILSYQLNFLTPISKVDENMQTAQKRDACRKEKFWFRKSSKSPEQRAAKQNGNASAPTTNGTAKATTNGSEEEDEPNKQPQVNGTAKMNGHSNGISNGTTNGHAHNGGVDSDHTDTDDEENELFQLLTINEIFNGKPGVFPGLVPLIRSYLQSMEVDTDTHCTIEQYLRFIQKRAAGELVTTATWIRDQVLNHPDYKQDSVVSESINYDLLKCIQRIQEGKHIEPALLGQGNHSKTKDFIPHALQKQLAKNGCCEDK, from the exons ATGGGTCTGTTGAGCGAGGGCAATCCACTCTCCTGGGAGGAGACCAAGAAGCTGGCCGATCATGTGCGCGAACATGGCATCAATCAGTTTGTCAATCTGTATCACAGACTCAAGGATCGCCAGGGCGATATACTCAAATGGGGCGATGAGGTCGAGTACATTATCGTCAAGTTCGATGACGAACAGAAGGTGGCACGTGTCGCACTCAAGGCCCAAGATCTGCTCCACAAACTCAACGAAAAGGAACACGCCGATCCCAAGGGTGTGAAGTCCCTGTGGCGTCCCGAATACGGTGCTTACATGATCGAGGGCACACCCGGAAAACCCTTTGGCGGCCTGATGGCCCATTTCAATTTGGTCGAGGCGAATATGCGTTATCGTCGCGAAGAAGTCACCGAGCTGCTGGCCAGCGATGAGTGCGTCATGTCGATCACAAACTTTCCGCGCCTGGGTGCGCCCAACTTTACGTATCCGCTGCATCAGCCACGTCCCGAGGATCCGTTGAGCTCGGCGCGTTCGCTCTACTTTCCCGATGAGGCTATTTTCCCCGGACATCCGCGCTTCAAGACGCTGACGCGCAACATACGCAAGCGACGCGGCGAGAAGGTCTCCATCAAGCTGAAGG TCTTCAAGGATGTCAACACAAAGCTGCCCGTTGAGGGCGCTCCACCGGGCGAACCCGATGTTGTGCTGCTCGATGCCATGGGCTTTGGCATGGGCTGTTGCTGCCTGCAACTGACATTCCAGGCCTGCAACATTACGGAGGCACGTCGCCTGTACGATCAACTGGCGCCGCTTTGCCCCATCATGCTCGCCTTGACCGCTGCGTCGCCCGTTTACCGTGGCTATCTAACCGAATCGGATTGCCGCTGGAATGTGATTAGCTCCTCGGTGGATTGCCGTACGCCCGAGGAACGCGGTCTTGAGCCACTGAAGGATAGCAAATTTCGTATTGCCAAGTCGCGTTACGATTCCATCGATTCGTATTTGTCACCCGAGGGTGCCAAATACAATGATGTGAAGCTCACGTACGACGATGATGTCTACAATCGTCTCATCGATGGCGGCATCGATCATCTGTTGGCCCAGCATGTGGCGCATTTGTTCATCCGCGACACCGTCTCGCTGTTCAGCGAGAAGGTCCATCAGAATGACAACGAGGACACCGATCACTTTGAGAACATTCAATCGACCAACTGGCAAACGATGCGCTTCAAGCCGCCGCCACCAAACAGCTCGATTGGCTGGCGTGTCGAGTTCCGTCCGTGCGAAGCGCAGATCAGTGACTTTGAGAATGCTGCGATCGTGTGCTTTGTCGTCCTGCTGACCCGTGTCATCCTCTCCTATCAACTCAATTTCCTAACGCCCATCAGCAAGGTGGATGAGAACATGCAGACGGCTCAGAAGCGTGACGCTTGTCGCAAAGAGAAATTCTGGTTCCGCAAATCGTCCAAGTCACCGGAGCAGCGTGCTGCCAAACAGAATGGCAACGCCTCCGCTCCGACCACAAATGGCACAGCCAAGGCAACTACCAATGGCagcgaggaggaggatgagcCGAACAAGCAGCCACAGGTGAATGGCACCGCCAAAATGAATGGCCATAGCAATGGCATCAGCAATGGCACCACCAATGGCCATGCTCACAATGGCGGCGTCGATAGCGATCACACCGATACGGATGATGAAGAGAACGAGCTGTTCCAGCTGCTCACCATTAACGAAATCTTCAATGGCAAG CCCGGTGTATTCCCAGGCCTGGTGCCACTCATTCGCAGCTATCTGCAGTCCATGGAAGTGGACACGGACACACACTGCACCATTGAACAGTATCTGCGCTTCATACAGAAGCGTGCCGCCGGCGAACTTGTCACCACAGCCACCTGGATACGCGATCAGGTGCTTAACCATCCGGACTACAA GCAAGATTCGGTGGTTAGCGAGAGCATCAACTATGATCTGTTGAAGTGCATTCAACGCATCCAGGAGGGCAAACACATTGAGCCGGCGCTGCTTGGACAAGGCAATCATTCCAAGACGAAAGATTTCATTCCGCATGCGCTGCAGAAGCAGCTGGCCAAGAACGGTTGCTGCGAGGATAAATGA